The Streptomyces sp. NBC_01197 genome window below encodes:
- a CDS encoding GlxA family transcriptional regulator, with protein sequence MAVHRVAVLALDGVTPLDLAIPTQIFNARPETPYEMTLCALDAKVTTTAGFALVASGGLEQVRAADTVIVPGFEPVGRPPDAVLAALAEARGRGRRVVSICTGAFALAAADLLDGLHATTHWKHIEELERDFPAVTVDRDVLYVDEGDVLTSAGVCCGIDLCLHIVRRDLGAGIANEIARGLVAAPHRDGGQAQYVPAPIAVAGEASLSATRGWALQRLEEPLTLPVLARHAGLSQRTFIRRFTEETGTTPLRWLLNARLSRARELLESTDHPVDRVASDCGLGTAANLRLHFRRALDTTPTAYRRTFWCANRAQQPVPGP encoded by the coding sequence ATGGCAGTACATCGAGTCGCGGTCCTCGCGCTGGACGGGGTCACCCCGCTCGACCTGGCGATCCCGACGCAGATCTTCAACGCCCGGCCGGAAACCCCGTACGAGATGACCCTGTGCGCGCTCGACGCGAAGGTGACCACCACCGCAGGGTTCGCGCTGGTCGCAAGTGGGGGCCTGGAACAGGTACGCGCCGCCGACACCGTGATCGTGCCGGGGTTCGAGCCGGTCGGCCGTCCTCCGGACGCCGTGCTCGCCGCGCTGGCCGAGGCCCGCGGCCGTGGTCGGCGCGTGGTGTCGATCTGCACGGGAGCCTTCGCGCTGGCCGCGGCGGACCTCCTGGACGGCCTGCACGCCACGACCCACTGGAAACACATCGAGGAACTCGAGCGGGACTTCCCCGCCGTCACGGTCGACCGCGACGTTCTGTACGTCGACGAGGGGGACGTCCTCACCTCGGCCGGGGTGTGCTGCGGTATCGACCTCTGCCTGCACATCGTGCGCCGCGACCTGGGGGCGGGGATCGCCAACGAGATCGCCCGCGGCCTGGTCGCCGCCCCGCACCGGGACGGCGGGCAGGCTCAATACGTACCCGCTCCCATCGCGGTGGCCGGTGAGGCCTCGCTCTCCGCGACCCGGGGATGGGCCCTGCAGCGACTCGAAGAGCCACTCACGCTGCCGGTGCTCGCCCGCCACGCCGGCCTGTCGCAGCGCACCTTCATCCGCCGGTTCACCGAGGAGACCGGCACGACCCCACTGCGGTGGCTGCTCAATGCCCGGCTCAGCCGGGCACGCGAACTGCTGGAAAGCACCGACCACCCCGTGGACCGGGTGGCGAGCGACTGCGGGCTGGGCACAGCCGCCAACCTGCGTCTGCACTTCCGCCGCGCACTCGACACCACACCCACCGCCTACCGACGCACCTTCTGGTGCGCCAACCGCGCCCAGCAGCCAGTCCCGGGACCCTGA
- a CDS encoding ABC transporter permease, translated as MDLRDLWSEALAGVLARPMRSALTTLGTVLGITTLVITIGISSTAGNQIVGRFDALTATSVTVGVPSVASAGSGPLVEWSGVDAVRRLAGVESVAAIADSQETASVEVRSNDVVAPGEVSGQTMAVVAASPTLPAAVRGAMTAGRFFDDGDIARHDRVAVLGDQAARLLGISSVEDAPAVFLKGQAYTVIGILGGVEREQQLATAVILPPTTAADRMGLGTVTRVLINTSLGAANQVAHQAPVALAPGAGASLTVTAPPDPARARKGVQGDVNGLFLVLGLVSLVVGAIGIANVTLVTVMERIGEIGLRRALGASRRQVAGQFLVESTTIGLLGGVVGAALGMVVVVIVSAVREWTPVLDVRLAIGAPVAGALVGLLAGLYPSLRASRMEPVDALRS; from the coding sequence ATGGACCTCAGGGACCTGTGGTCCGAGGCGCTGGCGGGGGTGCTCGCCCGGCCGATGCGCTCCGCCCTGACCACGCTGGGCACCGTGCTGGGCATCACCACCCTGGTCATCACCATCGGAATCTCGTCCACGGCGGGCAACCAGATCGTGGGCCGGTTCGACGCCCTCACCGCCACCTCGGTCACGGTGGGGGTGCCCTCCGTGGCCTCGGCCGGCTCCGGTCCGCTCGTGGAGTGGTCGGGTGTCGACGCGGTACGCAGGCTGGCCGGGGTCGAGTCGGTGGCGGCGATCGCCGACTCCCAGGAGACCGCGAGCGTCGAGGTGCGTTCCAACGACGTGGTCGCTCCCGGCGAGGTCAGCGGCCAGACCATGGCGGTCGTCGCCGCGTCTCCCACGCTGCCCGCCGCGGTACGGGGCGCGATGACCGCCGGGCGCTTCTTCGACGACGGGGACATCGCCCGGCACGACCGGGTGGCGGTCCTCGGCGACCAGGCGGCGCGGCTCCTCGGCATCAGCTCGGTCGAGGACGCTCCCGCGGTCTTCCTGAAGGGCCAGGCGTACACGGTGATCGGGATACTCGGCGGAGTGGAGCGGGAACAGCAGCTCGCCACCGCGGTGATCCTGCCGCCCACGACGGCCGCGGACCGGATGGGGCTGGGAACCGTGACCCGGGTACTGATCAACACCTCGCTCGGCGCGGCGAACCAGGTCGCCCACCAGGCACCGGTCGCGCTGGCCCCCGGCGCCGGGGCCTCCCTGACCGTGACGGCGCCTCCCGATCCGGCCAGGGCCCGCAAGGGAGTGCAGGGCGACGTCAACGGCCTGTTCCTGGTCCTCGGGCTGGTCTCGCTGGTGGTCGGGGCCATCGGTATCGCCAATGTGACGCTGGTGACGGTCATGGAGCGGATCGGGGAGATCGGCCTGCGCCGCGCCCTGGGGGCCTCGCGGCGGCAGGTCGCCGGCCAGTTCCTGGTGGAGTCGACGACCATCGGACTCCTCGGCGGTGTCGTGGGCGCCGCCCTGGGCATGGTCGTGGTGGTGATCGTCTCCGCCGTGAGGGAGTGGACCCCGGTCCTGGACGTCCGCCTCGCCATCGGAGCCCCGGTCGCCGGAGCCCTGGTAGGACTCCTGGCAGGCCTCTACCCATCACTGCGGGCCTCTCGCATGGAACCGGTCGACGCCTTGCGCTCCTAG
- a CDS encoding class I SAM-dependent methyltransferase: MSAQQTYDEIGEAFEVFKALPLAQYVEAPSFLGLVGDVAGKKVIDLACGTGFYSRELKRRGAADVFGVDISGEMIGAAQGIEQADPLGVRYEVGDVADLSLAVERFDIATAVMLLNYAETADEFEHLCRKVHESLRSGGEFFMLHQTPDYDFSGPSPRAYGFLTELTGEEFGTGPRVRTTALLEGAPISFTSGLARREVFEESLAKAGFSEITWVPTEVSPAGITAYGDEFWADYRANPAFEMLRCRA; the protein is encoded by the coding sequence ATGAGCGCACAGCAGACGTACGACGAGATCGGTGAGGCGTTCGAGGTCTTCAAGGCCCTGCCGCTGGCCCAGTACGTGGAAGCGCCCAGCTTCCTCGGTCTGGTCGGGGACGTCGCCGGCAAGAAAGTGATCGACCTGGCCTGCGGCACCGGCTTCTACAGCCGTGAGCTGAAGCGGCGCGGCGCGGCAGACGTGTTCGGCGTCGACATCTCCGGCGAGATGATCGGCGCCGCGCAGGGAATCGAGCAGGCCGACCCGCTGGGTGTGCGCTACGAGGTCGGCGATGTGGCCGACCTGTCGCTCGCGGTGGAGCGATTCGATATAGCGACCGCGGTGATGCTGCTCAACTACGCGGAGACCGCCGATGAGTTCGAGCACCTGTGCCGCAAGGTGCACGAGAGCCTGAGGAGCGGTGGCGAGTTCTTCATGCTCCACCAGACGCCGGACTACGACTTTTCCGGGCCGTCGCCACGCGCGTACGGGTTCCTCACCGAGCTGACGGGTGAAGAGTTCGGAACCGGGCCCCGGGTGAGGACCACGGCGTTGCTGGAGGGGGCGCCGATCTCGTTCACCTCCGGCCTGGCACGCCGCGAGGTGTTCGAAGAGTCCCTGGCCAAGGCGGGGTTCAGCGAGATCACCTGGGTACCGACCGAGGTGTCGCCCGCCGGGATCACCGCGTACGGGGACGAGTTCTGGGCGGACTACCGGGCCAACCCGGCGTTCGAGATGCTGCGCTGCCGCGCCTGA
- a CDS encoding RidA family protein — protein sequence MTTHTVEIPEDSEVFGETTNAFARFGYSAAVRADGLLFIAGTIGRRADGTIPDTIEEQTEIAIRRIEEILRLENLDLSALVDVTSYHVDIHQHMPGFAEAKQRLIKAPFPTWSLIGVSGLASPGLLVEIRATAVYPDASR from the coding sequence ATGACCACCCACACCGTCGAGATCCCCGAGGATTCCGAAGTCTTCGGAGAGACCACCAACGCCTTCGCGCGCTTCGGCTACTCCGCCGCGGTCCGCGCGGATGGCCTCCTGTTCATCGCGGGAACCATCGGCCGCCGCGCCGACGGAACCATCCCGGACACCATTGAGGAGCAGACCGAGATCGCCATCCGGCGCATCGAGGAGATCCTCCGGCTGGAGAACCTCGACCTGTCCGCCCTCGTCGACGTGACCAGTTACCACGTCGACATCCACCAGCACATGCCCGGCTTCGCCGAAGCCAAGCAGCGCCTCATCAAGGCGCCCTTCCCGACCTGGTCGCTGATCGGCGTCAGCGGCCTCGCCAGCCCGGGACTTCTCGTCGAAATCCGTGCGACCGCCGTCTACCCCGACGCATCCCGGTAG
- a CDS encoding SDR family NAD(P)-dependent oxidoreductase — translation MSSASQSRPWDVHRLPTAEGRTFLVTGGNAGIGYFVAEQLAATGAIVVLGSRDAAKADAAMASIRSRVPGAHVRHLPLDLADLGSLKSAVDRLDLDRLDAVVHNAGVALDDPPRRETGDGHELMFGTNHLGHFALTQWLAPLLSAAPAGRVVTVGSFAARSERLDLDDLQSLRDYRPKRTYGRSKLAQMSFAFELDRRLRAVDSTVLSVVAHPGGALDSLTPSRPPVHARTPGERLRGLPAGLLVQGKDAGAWPVVRAVLDPAVRGGQLWGPRVFGLRGTPRCEPVPSHMADRAVAARLWAAGGELTGTDPHLGFR, via the coding sequence GTGTCTTCCGCATCCCAGAGCCGGCCGTGGGACGTTCACCGGCTGCCGACCGCCGAGGGCAGGACCTTCCTGGTCACCGGCGGCAACGCCGGGATCGGCTACTTCGTGGCCGAACAGCTCGCCGCCACCGGGGCCATCGTCGTACTCGGCAGCCGGGACGCCGCCAAGGCCGACGCCGCCATGGCCTCGATCCGCTCGCGCGTCCCCGGCGCGCACGTACGCCACCTTCCACTGGACCTCGCCGACCTGGGCTCCCTGAAATCCGCCGTGGACAGGCTGGACCTCGACCGTCTCGACGCGGTGGTCCACAACGCGGGGGTCGCGCTGGACGACCCGCCGCGCCGGGAAACCGGGGACGGTCACGAGCTGATGTTCGGCACCAACCACCTCGGCCACTTCGCTCTCACCCAGTGGCTGGCCCCCCTGCTGTCGGCGGCACCGGCGGGCCGCGTCGTGACGGTGGGAAGCTTCGCGGCGCGGTCCGAGCGACTGGACCTGGACGATCTGCAGTCGCTCCGGGACTACCGGCCCAAGCGCACCTACGGCCGGTCGAAGCTGGCGCAGATGTCCTTCGCCTTCGAACTCGACCGCCGCCTGCGTGCCGTCGACAGCACGGTGCTCAGCGTGGTGGCCCACCCCGGCGGCGCGCTGGACTCCCTCACCCCGTCCCGCCCGCCGGTACATGCGCGAACCCCCGGCGAGCGGCTGCGCGGCCTGCCCGCCGGGCTCCTGGTGCAGGGCAAGGACGCCGGAGCATGGCCCGTCGTACGTGCAGTCCTCGATCCGGCGGTGCGGGGAGGGCAGCTGTGGGGGCCGAGGGTCTTCGGCCTGCGCGGCACACCACGGTGCGAGCCGGTCCCCTCACATATGGCCGACCGGGCCGTCGCCGCCCGTCTGTGGGCCGCCGGCGGCGAGCTAACGGGCACCGACCCGCACCTCGGCTTCCGGTAG
- a CDS encoding alpha/beta fold hydrolase, whose product MNWKLGEEFETPEGTVRWGAIGSGDPIVLVHGTPYSSFLWRDIAPALARSRTVFVFDHLGFGQSDQREGQDLSLAAHARNFARLLDHWELSRPSVVAHDIGGAVALRTLLLEEREYRDLTLFDAVSGGDWERGLFQLILEHPDVFQQLPDYAHEALVASHMRHATQVGLRPEVLDTFLAPWRGAAGQAAFYRQYSQIRQADTAAYENLLGSMSLPVRLIWGREDRILPPHYAEWLHARIPHAELHWIEGAGHLLQEDAPGQLSAFLNAGFPSDG is encoded by the coding sequence GTGAACTGGAAGCTTGGCGAGGAGTTCGAAACGCCTGAAGGGACGGTGCGGTGGGGAGCCATCGGCAGCGGGGACCCGATCGTGCTGGTGCACGGCACCCCGTACTCCTCTTTTCTCTGGCGGGACATCGCGCCGGCGCTCGCCCGTAGCCGCACGGTCTTCGTCTTCGATCACCTCGGCTTCGGGCAGTCGGACCAGCGCGAGGGCCAGGACCTCAGTCTGGCGGCCCACGCGAGGAACTTCGCCCGGCTCCTCGACCACTGGGAGCTGTCCCGCCCCAGCGTCGTCGCCCACGACATCGGCGGGGCCGTGGCACTCCGGACGCTGCTGCTGGAGGAGAGGGAGTACCGGGACCTGACCCTCTTCGACGCGGTGAGCGGCGGTGACTGGGAGCGAGGGCTCTTCCAGCTCATCCTGGAGCACCCAGACGTCTTCCAGCAGCTTCCCGACTACGCTCACGAAGCGCTCGTCGCCAGCCATATGCGGCACGCCACGCAGGTCGGCCTCCGGCCGGAAGTCCTCGACACGTTCCTCGCACCGTGGCGAGGGGCAGCAGGGCAGGCCGCGTTCTACCGCCAGTACAGCCAGATCAGGCAGGCGGACACCGCCGCGTACGAGAACCTGCTCGGCAGCATGTCGCTTCCGGTGCGACTCATCTGGGGCCGCGAGGACCGCATCCTCCCCCCGCATTACGCGGAGTGGCTGCACGCGCGCATCCCGCACGCCGAACTGCACTGGATCGAGGGCGCGGGCCACCTCCTCCAGGAGGACGCACCGGGGCAGTTGTCGGCCTTCCTCAACGCCGGGTTCCCCTCGGACGGATGA
- a CDS encoding phospho-sugar mutase, giving the protein MQQDLITRAETWQAEDPDPDTREELARLIEAATGDTEGGAATAELAARFGGTLQFGTAGLRGELGAGPMRMNRAVVIRAAAGLAAYLKAQGQAGGLVVVGYDARYKSADFARDTAAVMTGAGLRAAVLPRPLPTPVLAFAIRHLGAVAGVEVTASHNPPRDNGYKVYLGDGSQIVPPADTGIAARIDAVRSLHDVPRPESGWEILGDDVLGAYLSRTDAVLTSGSPRTARTVYTAMHGVGTETLLAAFARAGFPEPVLVTEQAEPDPAFPTVAFPNPEEPGAMDLSFATARRAAPDIVIANDPDADRCAVAVPYEGDWRMLRGDELGALLAAHLVRRGVTGTFAESIVSSSLLGRIAEAASLPYEETLTGFKWIARVEGLRYGYEEALGYCVDPDGVRDKDGITAALLVAELASVLKAEGRTLLDLLDELAVRHGLHATDQLSVRVEDLSVITDAMRRLREQPPTELAGLKVTSAEDLSDGTEHLPPTDGLRYQLEGARVIVRPSGTEPKLKCYLEVVLPVDSIDGVPAARTRADRVLAAIKADLSRAAGL; this is encoded by the coding sequence GCTCATCGAGGCGGCCACGGGCGACACGGAGGGCGGCGCCGCCACCGCCGAGCTGGCCGCCCGCTTCGGCGGCACCCTCCAGTTCGGTACGGCCGGCCTGCGCGGAGAGCTGGGCGCGGGGCCGATGCGGATGAACCGCGCCGTCGTCATACGCGCCGCGGCCGGCCTCGCCGCGTACCTCAAGGCACAGGGCCAGGCCGGCGGCCTGGTCGTCGTCGGCTACGACGCCCGCTACAAGTCCGCGGACTTCGCCAGGGACACCGCGGCCGTCATGACCGGCGCGGGACTGCGCGCCGCCGTGCTGCCCCGCCCGCTGCCCACCCCGGTCCTCGCCTTCGCCATCCGCCACCTCGGCGCGGTCGCGGGCGTCGAGGTCACCGCGAGCCACAACCCGCCGCGCGACAACGGCTACAAGGTCTACCTCGGTGACGGGTCGCAGATCGTGCCCCCGGCGGACACCGGGATCGCCGCGCGGATCGACGCGGTGCGGAGCCTGCACGACGTACCGCGCCCCGAGAGCGGCTGGGAGATCCTCGGCGATGACGTCCTGGGCGCCTATCTGTCCCGTACGGACGCCGTACTGACCTCCGGCTCCCCCCGCACCGCCCGCACCGTCTACACGGCGATGCACGGCGTCGGCACGGAGACCCTGCTCGCCGCGTTCGCCAGGGCGGGCTTCCCGGAGCCGGTGCTCGTCACCGAACAGGCCGAGCCCGACCCGGCGTTCCCGACGGTCGCCTTCCCCAACCCGGAGGAGCCGGGCGCGATGGACCTCTCCTTCGCGACCGCCCGCCGCGCCGCCCCCGACATCGTCATCGCCAACGACCCGGACGCGGACCGCTGCGCGGTGGCCGTCCCGTACGAGGGCGACTGGCGGATGCTGCGCGGCGACGAACTGGGCGCGCTGCTCGCGGCGCACCTGGTGCGGCGCGGGGTGACCGGCACGTTCGCCGAGTCGATCGTGTCGTCGTCGCTGCTCGGCCGGATCGCGGAGGCGGCGTCGCTCCCGTACGAGGAGACGCTGACCGGCTTCAAGTGGATCGCCCGCGTCGAGGGCCTGCGGTACGGATACGAGGAGGCGCTCGGCTACTGCGTCGACCCCGACGGCGTGCGCGACAAGGACGGCATCACGGCGGCCCTGCTCGTCGCCGAACTGGCCTCGGTACTGAAGGCCGAGGGCCGCACGCTGCTCGACCTGCTCGACGAACTGGCCGTCCGGCACGGGCTGCACGCGACGGACCAGCTCTCGGTGCGCGTCGAGGACCTGTCGGTGATCACCGACGCCATGCGCCGGCTGCGCGAGCAGCCGCCGACGGAGCTGGCGGGCCTCAAGGTAACGAGCGCCGAGGATCTGTCCGACGGCACGGAACACCTGCCGCCCACGGACGGCCTGCGCTACCAGCTGGAGGGCGCCCGGGTGATCGTCCGCCCGAGCGGCACCGAGCCGAAGCTCAAGTGCTACCTGGAGGTGGTCCTCCCGGTGGACTCCATCGACGGCGTCCCGGCGGCCAGGACCCGGGCGGACCGGGTCCTGGCGGCGATCAAGGCTGACCTGTCGCGGGCGGCAGGGCTGTAG
- a CDS encoding HD domain-containing protein, which produces MTGSLHEEATDLVTLPGTPLAGAVVNLIRPVHTPSLFNHSVRTYLFARLAAARCDLAPGRDYDDDLLFAACAMHDLGVAPDGPHRQRFEVEGADRAAEFLIQQGTSTAEADQVWQAIALHTSPGIAERRGTLCVLVREGVALDFGGPLGTDHLDAVTDEQADAVHTAYPRLEMVRSLTDAIVAQAAKDPKNAPRYAIPGELLRERDAFGQTRLEHACGSSRWGN; this is translated from the coding sequence ATGACCGGATCTCTCCACGAGGAAGCCACCGACCTGGTCACACTGCCCGGCACACCTCTCGCCGGCGCCGTTGTGAACCTCATCCGGCCGGTGCACACACCCTCCCTGTTCAACCACAGTGTCCGTACCTACCTGTTCGCCAGGCTGGCGGCCGCCCGCTGCGACCTGGCCCCCGGCCGGGACTACGACGACGACCTGCTCTTCGCCGCCTGCGCGATGCACGACCTGGGCGTCGCGCCCGACGGCCCGCACCGCCAGCGTTTCGAGGTCGAAGGCGCCGACCGGGCCGCCGAATTCCTCATTCAGCAGGGGACGTCCACCGCCGAGGCCGACCAGGTCTGGCAGGCCATCGCCCTGCACACCTCGCCCGGCATCGCGGAACGCCGCGGCACGCTCTGCGTACTCGTCCGCGAGGGCGTCGCGCTCGACTTCGGCGGGCCGCTCGGAACCGACCACCTCGACGCCGTCACCGACGAGCAGGCCGACGCCGTCCACACCGCTTATCCACGGCTGGAAATGGTCCGCTCACTCACCGACGCGATCGTCGCGCAAGCAGCGAAGGATCCGAAGAACGCGCCCAGGTATGCGATTCCCGGTGAACTCCTCCGTGAACGCGACGCTTTCGGCCAGACCCGGCTGGAGCATGCCTGCGGTTCCTCCCGGTGGGGCAACTGA
- a CDS encoding alkaline phosphatase family protein: protein MTTDPVTPRPESEPGGSTTTTSAATRRRFLQSVGATAGAVALGGIAGAGPGYAAPNAGYVLPRGFKGQMSDLKHVVILMQENRSLDHYFGTFPGIRGFNDKQALRFQDGTTVFQQKDGNGTITTPKADDGAWGNDHGAWGDANHRKWDMWVQHSGASCMNYHSDAYMSFYHSVAAQYTIADQYFCSEFGPTDPNRKYLWSGTANAETGNTDESNYSRPWITVAEQLQQAGIDWRLYSDNSGNGRQGYVSSWVGDYGDNELKYFKGFDPEGLSADDPKLRPGTGLIWRGNATYYSGMTSPSGDSEANLDAVLKDLHDACQPGAEHPLPAVSWIVAPYGWSEHPGADTMHGERYVKKVLDILQGNSDIWDHTLFILNYDENDGKFDHVLPPWPEAGTAREYAGEYPLGFGARVPMLLVSPWTRGGHVASEVFDHTSTIRFLETWAAHLGKPFTCPNISDWRRSIAGDLTSALDFAHPQPGPAAFADPLAEQPVSISAGHMKPRPLTFHPHATLVEDHASGKVTATMTLTGGPKGKAVSFQVFPDKHQAFSNTPFTVTAGKPREYTWDTTATDGAYAFSIYCNDGFVRSFAGQVAPAGAKGGGLPRVQAALLKDEGTEHGGQVKLRLHNDGTEAVRYTLTAHDYLGGTRSVTVRGGRTTDVRWPTQQGYYDVVLTVDTDTSWTQRYAGRIAVSREG from the coding sequence TTGACGACCGATCCGGTCACCCCGAGGCCCGAGTCCGAGCCCGGCGGCAGCACCACGACGACGAGCGCCGCCACCCGCCGCCGGTTCCTCCAGAGTGTGGGGGCCACCGCCGGAGCGGTGGCGCTCGGCGGGATCGCCGGTGCGGGCCCCGGGTACGCCGCTCCGAACGCGGGGTACGTCTTGCCGAGGGGCTTCAAGGGCCAGATGTCGGACCTGAAGCACGTCGTGATCCTGATGCAGGAGAACCGGTCCCTCGACCACTACTTCGGCACCTTCCCCGGCATACGCGGCTTCAACGACAAGCAGGCCCTGCGGTTCCAGGACGGCACCACCGTCTTCCAGCAGAAGGACGGCAACGGCACCATCACCACCCCGAAGGCCGACGACGGCGCCTGGGGCAACGACCACGGCGCCTGGGGCGACGCCAACCACCGCAAGTGGGACATGTGGGTGCAGCACTCCGGCGCAAGTTGCATGAACTACCACAGCGACGCCTACATGAGCTTCTATCACTCGGTCGCCGCGCAGTACACCATCGCCGACCAGTACTTCTGCTCCGAGTTCGGTCCGACGGACCCCAACCGGAAGTACCTGTGGAGCGGCACCGCCAACGCTGAGACGGGCAACACCGACGAGTCCAACTACTCCCGTCCCTGGATCACCGTGGCCGAGCAGCTCCAGCAGGCCGGCATCGACTGGCGGCTCTACTCCGACAACAGCGGCAACGGGCGGCAGGGTTACGTCAGCAGCTGGGTCGGCGACTACGGCGACAACGAGCTGAAGTACTTCAAGGGATTCGACCCGGAGGGGCTGAGCGCCGACGACCCCAAGCTGCGGCCCGGCACCGGGCTGATCTGGCGCGGCAACGCCACGTACTACTCCGGCATGACATCACCGAGCGGCGATTCCGAGGCCAACCTCGACGCGGTGCTCAAGGACCTCCACGACGCCTGCCAGCCGGGCGCGGAGCACCCGTTGCCGGCGGTCTCCTGGATCGTGGCGCCGTACGGCTGGTCCGAGCACCCGGGCGCGGACACGATGCACGGCGAGCGCTACGTCAAGAAGGTCCTCGACATCCTGCAGGGCAACTCCGACATCTGGGACCACACCCTCTTCATCCTCAACTACGACGAGAACGACGGGAAGTTCGACCATGTGCTGCCGCCGTGGCCGGAGGCGGGCACGGCGCGGGAGTACGCCGGCGAGTACCCGCTCGGCTTCGGCGCGCGGGTGCCGATGCTGCTGGTCTCGCCGTGGACCCGCGGCGGCCACGTCGCATCGGAGGTCTTCGACCACACCTCGACGATCCGGTTCCTGGAGACCTGGGCTGCCCACCTCGGCAAGCCCTTCACCTGCCCCAACATCAGCGACTGGCGGCGCTCGATCGCGGGCGACCTGACCAGCGCCCTCGACTTCGCCCACCCGCAGCCTGGGCCGGCCGCCTTCGCGGACCCGCTCGCCGAACAGCCAGTGTCGATCAGCGCCGGCCACATGAAGCCGCGCCCGCTGACCTTCCATCCGCACGCGACCCTCGTGGAGGACCACGCGTCGGGGAAGGTCACCGCCACGATGACCCTGACCGGCGGCCCGAAGGGCAAGGCCGTGAGTTTCCAGGTGTTCCCGGACAAGCACCAGGCGTTCTCCAACACGCCGTTCACCGTCACCGCGGGCAAGCCGCGCGAGTACACCTGGGACACCACGGCCACCGACGGCGCGTACGCCTTCTCGATCTACTGCAACGACGGCTTCGTACGCTCCTTCGCCGGGCAGGTGGCACCGGCCGGCGCGAAGGGCGGTGGCCTCCCGCGCGTGCAGGCCGCCCTGCTCAAGGACGAGGGCACCGAGCACGGCGGCCAGGTGAAGCTCAGGCTGCACAACGACGGTACCGAGGCGGTGCGCTACACGCTCACCGCCCACGACTACCTCGGCGGCACCCGTAGCGTCACGGTGCGCGGCGGCAGGACGACGGACGTCAGGTGGCCGACCCAGCAGGGTTACTACGACGTGGTCCTCACCGTGGACACCGACACCAGCTGGACGCAGCGGTACGCGGGACGGATCGCCGTGTCCAGAGAGGGCTGA
- a CDS encoding ABC transporter ATP-binding protein, protein MTGPPSSAAPDTDTVIQLNAVDRTFDSEPPVHALRDVNLTVRRGEHLSIVGPSGSGKSTLLNTLGLLDRPTSGAYWLDGVETNALGDLERTALRGSRIGFVFQSFHLLPYRTVDENVMLAETYRRPRPGRGRAGRAARAGQALERVGLAHRAGFRPDRLSGGERQRVAIARALMSEPALLLCDEPTGNLDSENTGSVLDLFGRLGEQGMTLVVITHEEAVSRRADRRVRISDGRLTEEHR, encoded by the coding sequence ATGACCGGTCCGCCGTCCTCCGCCGCGCCCGATACGGACACCGTCATCCAACTGAACGCCGTGGACCGGACCTTCGACTCCGAACCGCCGGTGCACGCCCTGCGGGACGTGAACCTGACGGTCCGGCGCGGCGAGCACCTGTCGATCGTCGGCCCGTCCGGTTCCGGCAAGTCGACACTGCTCAACACCCTGGGGTTGCTGGACCGCCCCACCTCGGGCGCCTACTGGCTCGACGGGGTGGAGACCAACGCGCTCGGTGACCTGGAGCGCACCGCGTTGCGCGGCAGCCGGATCGGGTTCGTCTTCCAGTCCTTCCACCTGCTGCCGTACCGGACGGTCGACGAGAACGTCATGCTGGCCGAGACCTACCGCAGGCCGCGCCCCGGGCGCGGCCGGGCGGGCCGCGCCGCCAGGGCCGGGCAGGCACTGGAGCGGGTGGGTCTGGCGCACCGGGCCGGCTTCCGGCCCGACCGGCTCTCCGGCGGCGAGCGACAGCGGGTGGCGATCGCCCGGGCGCTGATGAGCGAGCCCGCCCTGCTGCTCTGCGACGAGCCCACCGGAAACCTCGACAGCGAGAACACCGGGTCGGTGCTGGACCTCTTCGGCCGGCTCGGCGAGCAGGGCATGACGCTGGTGGTGATCACTCACGAGGAGGCGGTCAGCCGGCGGGCCGACAGACGGGTGAGGATCAGCGACGGACGACTCACCGAGGAGCACCGATGA